The following coding sequences are from one Lipingzhangella halophila window:
- a CDS encoding cupin domain-containing protein: MTSHVPGDRVWHGRLEHVPARSLSGQTQQTSGMSRLEAISGTTVGSHRIWMGQTHVAPETNSGDHHHGEAETAIYVVSGHPSFVFAEGGEETRIDTAPGDFIFVPPYVPHREENPSPDEEAVVVIGRSTQEGIVVNLPDLWSTEGIPADVLDPGHADGQPGG; the protein is encoded by the coding sequence GTGACCTCACACGTACCCGGCGACCGCGTCTGGCACGGGCGGCTCGAACACGTCCCGGCCCGGTCGCTAAGCGGCCAAACCCAGCAGACGTCCGGCATGAGCAGGCTGGAGGCGATCTCCGGCACGACCGTGGGGTCCCACAGGATCTGGATGGGCCAGACCCACGTCGCGCCGGAGACCAACTCCGGCGACCACCACCACGGCGAGGCCGAGACCGCCATCTACGTGGTCTCGGGGCACCCCTCGTTCGTGTTCGCCGAGGGCGGCGAGGAAACGCGCATCGACACCGCGCCCGGTGACTTCATCTTCGTCCCGCCCTACGTCCCCCACCGCGAGGAGAACCCCTCTCCCGATGAGGAGGCGGTGGTGGTCATCGGGCGCAGCACCCAGGAAGGCATCGTGGTCAACCTGCCCGACCTGTGGTCCACCGAGGGCATCCCGGCCGATGTGCTCGACCCGGGGCACGCGGACGGCCAGCCGGGCGGATAA
- a CDS encoding threonine ammonia-lyase encodes MHSTDLELTKIAEAPSLIDPVFRNTPQFVDEQLCAALGRRVVVKVETLNPLRSFKGRGVDLLAREFEPGTRLVCTSTGNFGQAIGYAAARHGLSAEVFVPAGVSPVKLTRMTSLGARVHEVSEGRTEEAARDYAAAHEDSVFVKDGQHPRIAEGAGTIGVELLTAGRVDTVALPVGDGALITGVARWIKEYAPHTRIVGVCATGAASMVESWRAGRACPTERADTFAEGIAISSPIPESVSRMRLLVDDMVVVDDADMLAAMRTALATLGVLPEPAGAAGLAAIAKHDLPGDVLATVVTGANASPSLFGDVLAAGQDR; translated from the coding sequence ATGCACAGTACGGATCTCGAGCTCACGAAGATCGCGGAAGCCCCGAGTCTGATTGACCCGGTGTTCCGCAACACGCCGCAGTTCGTCGACGAGCAGCTCTGCGCCGCGCTTGGCAGGCGTGTGGTGGTCAAGGTCGAAACCCTGAACCCGCTGCGCAGCTTCAAGGGCAGGGGCGTCGACCTGCTCGCCCGCGAGTTCGAGCCGGGCACCCGGCTGGTGTGCACGTCGACCGGGAACTTCGGGCAGGCCATCGGCTATGCGGCAGCCAGGCACGGCCTAAGCGCTGAGGTGTTCGTTCCCGCCGGAGTCAGCCCGGTCAAGCTGACCAGGATGACCTCCCTCGGCGCGCGCGTGCACGAGGTCAGCGAGGGCCGCACCGAGGAGGCCGCTCGTGACTACGCCGCCGCACACGAGGACAGCGTCTTTGTCAAGGACGGCCAGCACCCGCGCATCGCGGAGGGCGCGGGCACCATCGGCGTCGAGCTTCTCACCGCTGGCAGGGTCGACACGGTGGCGCTGCCGGTTGGTGACGGCGCGCTGATCACCGGTGTCGCCCGGTGGATCAAGGAGTACGCTCCGCACACGCGGATCGTCGGGGTGTGCGCCACGGGCGCGGCGAGCATGGTGGAGAGCTGGCGGGCCGGCCGAGCGTGTCCAACCGAACGCGCGGACACCTTCGCGGAGGGCATCGCGATCAGTTCACCGATCCCGGAGTCGGTGAGCCGCATGCGCTTGCTGGTGGACGACATGGTGGTCGTGGACGACGCGGACATGCTCGCCGCGATGCGCACCGCTCTGGCGACTCTCGGGGTGTTGCCGGAACCCGCGGGGGCGGCTGGTCTCGCCGCCATCGCGAAGCACGATCTGCCGGGCGATGTGCTGGCGACCGTGGTCACAGGCGCGAACGCCTCCCCCTCGCTGTTCGGCGATGTCCTGGCTGCTGGCCAAGATCGGTGA
- a CDS encoding sensor histidine kinase, whose protein sequence is MTARSSEPQRRLSLRGRLVLLLAALLVLGISVPTGAMFGAVQDWAGDTRHAVLRDTGQALAADLPAGDPTLPPASPFAPAEGQVPSFFQLRDDHGAVLETVSNGGAPALADPLPADAIPAGSGTETFTRAPARGGGDDDAGWLVRTARLPDGGMLVVAMPDTATEQLVGRVGRIALACSIASLVVVVALSWPMVGRAMRPLRRVADTADGIAAGDLSRRAPTAGQNTEVGRLATAFNAMLNQVQEAIEARDASERRLRRFVSDAAHELRTPVATVRGYAELFRRGAADRPEDLAKAMDRIESESRRMGALVEEMLLLARLDEEPAELRRDPVDIRALAADAVADAGAADPRRRFDLRAGGPVWVSGEDERLRRLLGNLLVNVTRHTPEGTRADVRLRAEETSAIIEVADNGPGLGETEPERVFERFFRSGGHRAHADSGAGLGLAIVAALAAAHGGTAQAENAPGGGARFRVTLPAAEPPAP, encoded by the coding sequence GTGACCGCGCGTTCCAGCGAACCGCAGCGGCGGCTGTCGCTTCGAGGGCGGTTGGTGCTGCTCCTCGCGGCACTACTCGTGCTCGGCATCTCTGTTCCCACCGGCGCGATGTTCGGCGCCGTTCAGGACTGGGCGGGCGACACCCGGCACGCCGTGCTCCGCGACACCGGGCAGGCGCTGGCCGCCGACCTCCCCGCTGGGGACCCCACCCTGCCTCCGGCATCGCCGTTCGCGCCGGCTGAGGGGCAGGTCCCGTCGTTCTTCCAGCTCCGGGATGACCACGGAGCCGTGCTGGAGACCGTGTCCAACGGGGGCGCGCCCGCTCTGGCCGACCCCTTGCCCGCCGACGCCATCCCTGCTGGCTCCGGCACCGAGACGTTCACGCGGGCCCCGGCCCGTGGTGGTGGCGACGATGACGCCGGCTGGCTGGTACGGACCGCCCGGCTACCGGATGGCGGAATGTTGGTGGTAGCTATGCCCGACACCGCGACCGAACAGCTCGTGGGCCGGGTGGGCCGCATCGCCCTGGCCTGCTCGATCGCGTCGTTGGTGGTGGTGGTCGCGCTGTCCTGGCCTATGGTCGGGCGGGCGATGCGCCCGTTGCGCCGCGTCGCGGACACCGCGGACGGGATCGCGGCGGGCGACCTCTCCCGGCGCGCTCCGACCGCCGGCCAGAACACCGAGGTCGGGCGCCTCGCCACCGCGTTCAACGCGATGCTCAACCAGGTGCAGGAGGCCATCGAGGCGCGGGACGCGTCCGAACGGCGGCTGAGGCGGTTCGTCTCCGACGCCGCACACGAGTTGCGCACGCCCGTGGCGACGGTGCGCGGCTACGCGGAGCTGTTTCGGCGCGGAGCCGCTGATCGGCCCGAGGACCTCGCCAAGGCGATGGACCGGATCGAGTCCGAGTCCCGGCGGATGGGCGCGCTCGTGGAGGAGATGCTGCTGCTCGCGCGGCTCGACGAGGAGCCCGCCGAACTCCGGCGGGACCCCGTTGACATCAGGGCGCTCGCCGCGGACGCGGTAGCCGACGCCGGTGCGGCGGATCCGCGACGGCGGTTCGACCTCCGTGCTGGAGGGCCGGTGTGGGTGTCCGGGGAGGACGAGCGGCTGCGGCGCCTGCTCGGGAACCTACTGGTCAACGTTACCCGGCACACGCCCGAAGGAACCCGCGCGGACGTGCGGCTCCGCGCGGAGGAAACGTCGGCGATCATCGAGGTGGCCGACAACGGGCCAGGGCTCGGGGAGACCGAACCGGAGCGGGTGTTCGAACGCTTCTTCCGGTCCGGAGGGCACCGCGCCCATGCGGACAGTGGGGCAGGGTTGGGCCTGGCCATCGTCGCCGCTCTCGCCGCGGCGCACGGCGGTACGGCCCAGGCGGAGAACGCCCCCGGTGGCGGGGCCCGGTTCCGCGTCACCCTCCCCGCGGCCGAGCCGCCGGCGCCCTGA
- a CDS encoding response regulator transcription factor, whose amino-acid sequence MTTSTAPRVLVVDDEDYLADLVATALRYEGFTTVTAGTAAAAASEYARFRPDLIVLDVMLPDGSGVDLCRRLRAGARDVPVVFLTARDSTADRVAGLTAGGDDYVPKPFSLEELVARVRAVLRRTGNGTRTSVLTVADLEIDEDTRSVRRGGHPIDLTPTEYKLLRYLVVNAGRVLSQSQILDHVWEYDFGGSGGVVQTYISYLRRKVDRGSTPLIRTLPRVGYMVRTQPADETAPER is encoded by the coding sequence GTGACCACATCCACCGCGCCACGGGTCCTCGTTGTCGACGACGAGGACTACCTCGCCGATCTCGTAGCCACAGCGTTGCGTTACGAGGGCTTCACCACGGTCACCGCGGGAACCGCCGCCGCGGCGGCGAGCGAGTACGCCCGCTTCCGTCCCGATCTCATCGTGCTCGACGTGATGCTTCCCGACGGCTCCGGAGTGGACCTGTGCCGGCGCCTGCGCGCCGGGGCACGCGACGTGCCCGTCGTCTTCCTCACCGCGCGCGACAGCACGGCCGACCGGGTGGCGGGACTCACGGCAGGCGGGGATGACTACGTCCCGAAACCGTTCAGCCTGGAGGAACTCGTCGCCCGCGTGCGCGCCGTGCTCCGCCGGACCGGCAACGGCACCCGCACCAGTGTGCTCACCGTCGCGGACCTGGAGATCGACGAGGACACGCGCTCCGTCCGCAGGGGCGGGCACCCGATCGACCTCACACCCACCGAGTACAAGCTCCTGCGGTACCTGGTGGTCAACGCGGGACGGGTGCTGTCCCAGAGCCAGATCCTCGACCACGTGTGGGAGTACGACTTCGGAGGGAGCGGCGGAGTGGTCCAGACCTACATCAGCTATCTCCGGCGCAAGGTCGACCGCGGGAGCACACCACTGATCCGCACCCTCCCACGGGTCGGCTACATGGTGCGCACCCAGCCCGCGGACGAAACGGCCCCGGAGCGGTGA
- a CDS encoding pyridoxamine 5'-phosphate oxidase family protein: protein MTASPADYSPTPRTTPTRNSDRAGYDRTLVHEILDAEYLCHVGFVADTAPVVLPTLFARVDDRLYLHGSSGSRLMLLAREGVPVCVTVTCLDGLVLARSAMHHSVNYRSVVAHGTAYRVTDERESRLALDRIVDHVVPGRAADIRPPSAKELAATGVLRLDLAEVSAKVRSGGVDDDPEDVHLPHWAGVLPVRRAVGAPEPDPRMPDEAVLPAYLEQYSTR, encoded by the coding sequence ATGACCGCCAGCCCAGCCGATTACTCCCCGACCCCCCGCACCACACCCACCCGCAACAGCGATCGGGCCGGCTACGACCGCACCCTGGTGCACGAGATCCTGGACGCGGAGTACCTGTGCCACGTGGGCTTCGTCGCCGACACGGCGCCGGTGGTGCTGCCCACGCTGTTCGCACGGGTGGACGACCGCCTTTACCTGCACGGCTCCAGCGGCAGCCGGCTGATGCTGCTGGCCCGGGAGGGCGTTCCGGTGTGCGTGACGGTCACCTGCCTGGACGGCCTGGTGTTGGCTCGTTCGGCTATGCACCACTCGGTGAACTACCGCTCGGTGGTCGCCCATGGGACGGCCTACCGCGTCACCGACGAGCGGGAGTCCCGGCTCGCGTTGGACCGCATCGTCGACCATGTGGTGCCGGGTCGGGCCGCGGACATCCGGCCTCCTTCCGCCAAGGAGCTCGCCGCGACCGGGGTGCTGCGCCTCGACCTCGCCGAAGTGTCCGCGAAGGTCCGCAGCGGCGGAGTGGACGACGACCCGGAGGACGTGCACCTGCCGCACTGGGCCGGGGTTCTTCCGGTGCGGCGCGCGGTCGGCGCCCCCGAGCCCGATCCGCGGATGCCCGACGAGGCCGTGCTGCCCGCCTACCTGGAGCAATACAGCACGAGGTAA
- a CDS encoding MMPL family transporter, protein METLSRLVLGHRVLVVVFSLAAVLVGLASAALVAPKLTSDFPHSGVDAWEANQAIVESHSAGGEERPSVAVIVLPSGSNAADPDTARTVGKAFAALADTEDARTHSYADTEDPALLGDDGRTTAGLVYFGAAEDGSPPGGGLGEVPDRSPAIEETLLAELPAGSAVHATGLDALAPGEDAGGLNVPVKIAVTSLAAIVVLALVFRSGLAFLPFLIALVAIPLSFTGLLLFTLVGDVHTQAMTLLPLLGLGLAIDYALVLTTRWREELARGYAGDEAVHRSMATAGRSVLFSAGTVAIGLAVMLFLPVMFLRSLGAAGLLIAGASALVTLTLLPVLLARLGRSGGTTAAVPRADRGWAAWGKAVVRWRYPAALVTGGALAALCVLALDIDMGVPDSRDLAGSGPAHAGVVALDEAGIGRGVLTPVQVLVPAGTDADRVAADVAADPGVATALTGPPAADGSRMLEAVPTAETGTTEGVATIDRLVNLVPDEVMVGGYAAQNAELVAQTYGAFPWVLLMTALVTFVLLARAFRSLVLAIKAILCNLLSLGAVLGAMVVVWQWGIGTEALLGLEATGTVGQFVPITIFAFLYGLSMDYEVFILARMRESRDRGASTERAVIDGVARTGRLVTSAALILFFSFAAMASGGELDVAVFATGMGLGILIDATLVRGVLVPATVAMMGRWNWWLPGWAARLLRVEPAPLPKLQPPDRPRRGGDRAPATISAGSTTDVM, encoded by the coding sequence ATGGAAACCTTGTCGCGTCTTGTGCTCGGGCACCGCGTGCTCGTCGTCGTGTTCTCACTGGCCGCCGTGCTGGTCGGGTTAGCGTCGGCGGCGCTGGTCGCGCCCAAACTGACCAGTGACTTCCCGCATTCCGGTGTGGATGCGTGGGAGGCCAACCAGGCCATCGTCGAGTCCCACAGTGCCGGCGGGGAGGAGCGGCCCAGTGTCGCGGTGATCGTCCTGCCCTCCGGAAGCAACGCGGCGGACCCGGACACGGCCCGCACCGTGGGGAAGGCCTTCGCCGCGCTCGCCGACACCGAGGACGCACGCACCCACTCCTACGCCGACACCGAAGACCCGGCCCTTCTCGGGGACGATGGGCGGACCACAGCTGGCCTGGTCTACTTCGGGGCCGCCGAGGACGGCAGCCCTCCGGGCGGCGGCCTCGGCGAGGTCCCCGACCGCTCCCCAGCCATCGAGGAGACCCTGCTCGCTGAGCTGCCCGCCGGGAGCGCGGTCCACGCGACCGGCCTGGACGCGCTGGCTCCCGGCGAGGACGCCGGCGGTCTGAACGTTCCGGTCAAGATCGCGGTCACCTCGCTCGCCGCCATCGTCGTGCTGGCCCTCGTGTTCCGTTCCGGCCTGGCGTTCCTGCCGTTCCTCATCGCCCTCGTGGCCATTCCGCTGTCCTTCACGGGGCTGCTGTTGTTCACCCTGGTGGGTGACGTGCACACCCAGGCGATGACGCTGCTCCCGCTCCTGGGGCTGGGGTTGGCCATCGACTACGCGCTGGTGCTCACCACCCGCTGGCGGGAAGAGCTGGCCCGGGGCTACGCCGGCGATGAGGCGGTACACCGCTCCATGGCGACAGCCGGCCGTTCCGTCCTGTTCAGCGCGGGAACGGTCGCGATCGGCCTCGCCGTGATGCTGTTCCTTCCGGTGATGTTCCTCCGCAGCCTGGGCGCCGCGGGCCTGCTGATCGCCGGTGCGAGCGCGCTCGTGACCCTGACGCTGCTGCCCGTGCTGCTGGCGCGGCTCGGTCGCTCCGGCGGAACGACCGCCGCCGTGCCGCGTGCCGACCGCGGCTGGGCCGCCTGGGGGAAGGCGGTGGTGCGCTGGCGGTACCCGGCGGCCCTGGTCACCGGGGGTGCTCTTGCCGCTCTCTGCGTGCTCGCCCTCGACATCGACATGGGAGTTCCCGACAGCCGCGACCTCGCCGGCTCCGGGCCGGCCCACGCGGGAGTGGTGGCCCTCGACGAAGCCGGCATCGGGCGCGGCGTGCTGACCCCGGTCCAGGTGCTCGTGCCCGCGGGCACGGACGCCGACCGGGTCGCGGCCGACGTCGCGGCGGACCCGGGTGTGGCCACGGCCCTCACCGGGCCCCCAGCCGCCGACGGCTCCCGCATGCTGGAGGCGGTCCCTACCGCCGAGACCGGCACCACCGAGGGTGTGGCTACCATCGACCGGCTGGTGAACCTGGTACCGGATGAAGTGATGGTCGGCGGGTACGCGGCGCAGAACGCGGAGCTTGTCGCGCAAACCTACGGCGCGTTCCCTTGGGTGCTGCTGATGACCGCCCTGGTCACGTTCGTCCTCCTGGCCCGGGCGTTCCGCTCACTGGTCCTGGCAATCAAGGCGATCCTGTGCAATCTGCTGTCGCTGGGCGCGGTTCTTGGCGCGATGGTCGTGGTGTGGCAGTGGGGGATCGGCACCGAGGCGCTCTTGGGCCTCGAAGCGACCGGCACCGTTGGCCAGTTCGTGCCGATCACCATCTTCGCGTTCCTGTACGGGCTGTCCATGGACTACGAGGTGTTCATCCTCGCCCGGATGCGGGAGAGCCGCGATCGCGGCGCCAGCACCGAACGCGCCGTCATCGACGGCGTGGCCCGGACCGGGCGCCTGGTGACGAGCGCCGCGCTGATCCTGTTCTTCTCGTTCGCGGCGATGGCTTCCGGCGGCGAGCTGGATGTCGCGGTGTTCGCCACCGGCATGGGACTGGGAATCCTGATCGACGCCACCCTGGTCCGCGGCGTGCTGGTGCCGGCCACGGTGGCGATGATGGGGCGGTGGAACTGGTGGCTGCCCGGGTGGGCGGCGCGCTTGCTTCGTGTCGAGCCCGCTCCGCTGCCAAAGCTCCAACCACCGGACCGGCCGCGGCGCGGCGGTGACCGCGCCCCGGCCACGATCAGCGCCGGGTCGACAACCGACGTGATGTAG
- a CDS encoding DUF4352 domain-containing protein, with translation MHDQPPKAGMSTGAKIGVGCGGCLVVVLILALFAGCAAMLSGDDGDGGGSGSDSGSDSGGEEGGEEATGIGDTVETGVFAFTVTDVETGVNEVADESGYLTETPDGQYVIVSVTVENIGDESGTFESGSQTLIDGEDREHSTDTAAEITGGAESFLNEVNPGNSVEGELIYDIPADAEPASVELSDFLSLDEPVSVELS, from the coding sequence ATGCACGATCAGCCGCCGAAGGCGGGCATGTCCACCGGCGCCAAGATCGGCGTCGGCTGTGGCGGGTGCCTCGTAGTGGTTCTGATCCTGGCCCTGTTCGCGGGGTGCGCGGCGATGCTGTCCGGCGATGACGGTGATGGCGGCGGCTCCGGCTCGGACTCCGGATCCGACAGCGGCGGCGAGGAAGGCGGCGAGGAGGCTACCGGGATCGGCGACACCGTCGAGACCGGCGTGTTCGCGTTCACCGTGACCGACGTCGAGACCGGCGTGAACGAGGTGGCCGACGAGTCCGGATACCTGACCGAAACCCCGGACGGCCAGTACGTCATCGTGTCCGTGACGGTCGAGAACATCGGCGATGAGTCCGGCACGTTCGAGAGCGGCAGCCAGACGCTCATCGACGGCGAGGACAGGGAGCACTCGACTGACACTGCGGCCGAGATCACCGGAGGAGCCGAGAGTTTCCTGAACGAGGTCAACCCCGGCAACAGCGTTGAGGGCGAACTGATCTACGACATCCCGGCCGACGCTGAGCCGGCCTCCGTCGAGCTGAGCGACTTCCTGTCGCTGGACGAGCCGGTTAGTGTCGAGCTGAGCTAA
- a CDS encoding SAM-dependent methyltransferase: protein MSSDQSARTAGNSATPAGIDASTASVARVYDAILGGEHNYEVDQEVAQSIFEVSPDARRTAQAIRQWLVRVVRWLSGPAGMDQFLDVGSGLPTAENTHEVAQRNNPRARVVYVDNDPLVSAHSDTLLGANPNANFVEGDLTRPQELLRHPTVTGTLELDRPFVLMQCNTLHHLMDEQRPHELMRTYIDALPSGSYVALCHFWDPADEDPELSEFAREVEHRFSTSSMASGRFRTRAEITSYFDGLELVEPGLVELHEWWPDGPRTQPLIPMDHVFLGGVGRKR from the coding sequence ATGTCCAGCGACCAGTCAGCGCGCACAGCCGGTAACAGTGCCACGCCGGCTGGGATCGACGCCAGCACGGCCAGTGTCGCGCGGGTTTATGACGCGATCCTGGGCGGCGAGCACAACTACGAGGTGGACCAGGAAGTCGCGCAGTCGATCTTCGAGGTCTCGCCGGACGCGCGGCGCACCGCCCAGGCGATCCGGCAGTGGCTCGTTCGCGTGGTGCGCTGGCTCTCCGGTCCGGCCGGCATGGACCAGTTCCTGGACGTGGGATCGGGGTTGCCCACCGCGGAGAACACCCACGAGGTCGCGCAACGGAACAACCCGCGGGCGCGGGTGGTCTACGTCGACAACGACCCCCTTGTCTCCGCGCACAGTGACACCCTCCTTGGGGCCAACCCGAACGCGAACTTCGTCGAGGGGGACCTGACCAGGCCGCAGGAGCTGCTGCGGCACCCGACCGTCACCGGCACCCTGGAGCTGGACCGCCCCTTCGTCCTGATGCAGTGCAACACGCTGCACCACCTCATGGACGAGCAGCGCCCCCACGAGCTCATGCGGACCTACATCGACGCGCTTCCCTCAGGGTCCTACGTGGCGCTGTGCCACTTCTGGGACCCGGCCGACGAGGACCCGGAGCTCAGCGAGTTCGCCAGGGAGGTCGAACACAGGTTCAGCACCAGCTCCATGGCGTCCGGGCGGTTCCGCACCCGCGCGGAGATCACCTCCTACTTCGACGGGCTGGAACTGGTCGAACCGGGGCTGGTGGAGCTGCACGAGTGGTGGCCGGACGGGCCCCGGACGCAGCCCTTGATTCCGATGGACCACGTCTTCCTCGGCGGAGTGGGGCGCAAGCGGTAA
- a CDS encoding aminotransferase class I/II-fold pyridoxal phosphate-dependent enzyme, with amino-acid sequence MLDESWWAAYITDRRSATGIAAGVERAVNAGVLTAGRALPPIRAFAGELGVNPNTVSAAYQTLRRRGVVETAGRRGTRVRPRLGSALREDIAVAVPESARDLSSGNPDPKLLPALGGPLGDAVRGAEPVLYGQPADDGELHRVATESFRVDGVPDGTVAVAGGTLDAVEKALLTRLRPGDRVAVEDPGWHALLDLLGLLGLEPHGVSVDDEGPLPDELAGALGAGARAAVVTSRAQNPFGSALGGQRAEALRGVLAAHPEVLLVEDDHGFAFTSAPFHSLAPAARDWMLVRSASKSLGPDLRIAALVGDSETVAGVRTRQRVTHGWVPHVLQRAAARLWREAGEWSRQVAASYDGRRQTLLDALTGYAVPAYGRSGLNVWVPVSEETGVVSRLQERGWAVAPGARFRLASQPGIRITTASLDPAVAPSLASDVAAALRPEPTGRGT; translated from the coding sequence GTGCTAGATGAATCTTGGTGGGCAGCCTACATAACCGACCGCCGCAGCGCCACGGGGATTGCCGCGGGGGTGGAGCGCGCGGTGAACGCCGGCGTGCTCACCGCCGGCCGCGCCCTGCCCCCGATCCGGGCCTTCGCGGGCGAGCTCGGGGTGAACCCGAACACGGTCTCCGCCGCCTACCAGACGCTGCGCCGCCGGGGCGTGGTGGAGACGGCGGGCCGCCGCGGCACGCGGGTCCGCCCCCGCCTCGGCTCGGCGCTGCGCGAGGACATCGCGGTCGCCGTTCCCGAGAGCGCGCGCGACCTGTCCAGCGGGAACCCCGACCCCAAGCTGCTGCCCGCGCTTGGCGGACCGCTCGGCGACGCGGTCCGGGGTGCCGAGCCAGTGCTCTACGGGCAGCCCGCCGACGACGGCGAGCTGCACCGGGTGGCCACCGAGTCGTTCCGCGTTGACGGGGTGCCCGACGGGACGGTGGCCGTCGCCGGAGGGACGCTGGACGCGGTGGAGAAGGCGCTGCTGACCCGGCTGCGCCCGGGAGACCGGGTCGCCGTGGAGGACCCCGGCTGGCACGCCCTGCTCGACCTGCTCGGGCTGCTCGGGCTGGAGCCGCACGGCGTATCCGTAGACGACGAGGGGCCGCTGCCCGACGAGCTCGCGGGTGCCCTGGGCGCCGGAGCGCGGGCCGCGGTGGTGACGTCGCGGGCGCAGAACCCGTTCGGATCCGCGCTGGGTGGCCAACGGGCCGAGGCGCTGCGCGGCGTGTTGGCGGCCCACCCCGAGGTGCTGCTGGTCGAGGACGACCACGGTTTCGCGTTCACCTCGGCGCCGTTCCACAGCCTGGCCCCGGCAGCCCGGGACTGGATGCTGGTGCGTTCGGCTTCGAAGTCCCTTGGCCCCGACCTACGCATCGCGGCGCTGGTCGGGGATTCTGAGACCGTGGCCGGGGTGCGCACCCGGCAGCGGGTCACCCACGGCTGGGTCCCGCATGTGCTGCAGCGTGCCGCGGCACGGCTGTGGCGGGAAGCGGGGGAGTGGTCGCGGCAGGTCGCGGCCAGCTACGACGGGCGCCGGCAGACCCTGCTCGACGCCCTCACCGGGTATGCGGTGCCGGCATACGGCCGCAGCGGGCTGAACGTGTGGGTGCCCGTATCCGAGGAGACCGGGGTGGTGAGCCGGTTGCAGGAGCGCGGTTGGGCTGTGGCCCCCGGTGCCCGGTTCCGCCTCGCCAGCCAGCCGGGGATCCGGATCACCACCGCGTCACTCGACCCCGCCGTGGCCCCCTCTCTCGCTTCCGACGTCGCCGCGGCCCTGCGTCCCGAACCCACCGGGCGCGGCACCTAG